In Flavobacterium sp. 83, the genomic window GTCTAAAATGACGTACTCCGGCAGTTATCCCTACCGTAGGATAAAAATTAAATTTAGAAATGTCTACTATGTCTTTTGCTAATAAAGTAGTTCCTGAAATGATGTTATTTTCGTTTTGATTATCCACTTTCAATTTTCCATTTACTTGAACTAATGGACCAAACTCAACACTTAAATGATTTTCGATAAATTTATAACTCAACTGCAACGATATTTGAGCAGATGATAATGTATAATTTACATCTTTATTTCCTAAAAAAAGAGTTTTTGTAGCTACTGAAAAATTGTTTTCACTAAACTGCATTGCGTAAACCATATCCCAATTGTCATAGAAATTTCCTCGCATCGAAAGTCCGGCATTCCAGCCTGTGGAAGGTTTGGTGTGGAAATTAGTAGTGTTCAATGTAAATTGGTTAACACCTAAACTGATACCGATTCTGTTAGAATCCCTATATCCATATTGGGCAAAAGCAGTTAGAGTAATTAAAATAAAAACCGAAGTAAAATATATCCTTTTCATAAAATTAAATTAAACGAAGACAAACCTAAAGTTTTTTTGTAATTTAACGTTAATTTTTTAACTAAATTATTCATACTATGGACATTCCATTGATTATTTTTCTTGTATTTGGGTTATTTATTTTTCTTTCTTCCTTCTTTACTGTAAAACAACAATCCTCAGTTATTATTGAGCGGTTTGGTAAATTCTTAAGTGTACGAAATTCAGGCTTGCAATTAAAAATTCCATTGATTGACCGAATTGCAGGACGTGTCAATC contains:
- a CDS encoding outer membrane beta-barrel protein; translated protein: MKRIYFTSVFILITLTAFAQYGYRDSNRIGISLGVNQFTLNTTNFHTKPSTGWNAGLSMRGNFYDNWDMVYAMQFSENNFSVATKTLFLGNKDVNYTLSSAQISLQLSYKFIENHLSVEFGPLVQVNGKLKVDNQNENNIISGTTLLAKDIVDISKFNFYPTVGITAGVRHFRLNVSYQYGLNNMLGNLNTKNLGVNFKGNPGIINGDLILYL